In one Diabrotica virgifera virgifera chromosome 7, PGI_DIABVI_V3a genomic region, the following are encoded:
- the LOC114334495 gene encoding G protein-activated inward rectifier potassium channel 4: MEAVALVSCKDVDTKETNDTEVKLSIDGKEIPESKQPLLINDKQSSFKLKPRINTTSLPYIRAVAKNGDCNIYPSNVQKRRFLRDIFTTLIDMKWRYTFTVFSLGFIITWTIFAILWWLIAFYHGDLDDHHLPMNQMASNWTPCVTDIYNFRSCFLFSVETQQTTGYGEKRPTEKCADAVVLMCVQNVVGLVVDACLVGVFFAKLTRPKLRTQTIQFSKYAVVAMRDNVLCLMIRLGDLRERSRIIEAKVKAQLVRQRVTKRGDTFSNYLTKLPVTIDDCENDLLFIWPMTIVHKIDSSSPFYNISKQNLTEHTFEIIILLEGTIESTDQKTQVRSSYLANEILWGYQFASLMSICQEKSGYRVDYTRFDDLVQVDTPVGPASEFKNRNRNSKETYIPT, translated from the exons ATGGAAGCGGTAGCTTTGGTGTCCTGCAAAGATGTAGATACAAAGGAAACAAATGATACAGAGGTGAAACTGTCCATCGATGGAAAAGAAATACCCGAATCTAAGCAACCTCTATTGATTAACGATAAACAATCgtcttttaaattaaaaccaag AATAAATACCACAAGCTTGCCATACATACGAGCAGTTGCAAAAAATGGAGACTGCAATATTTATCCTTCAAATGTACAAAAAAGGCGATTTTTGAGGGACATTTTTACAACACTTATAGACATGAAATGGAGATATACCTTCACAGTATTTTCTCTAGGTTTTATTATAACCTGGACTATATTTGCCATACTTTGGTGGTTGATAGCGTTTTACCACGGTGATTTGGATGATCACCATTTACCTATGAATCAGATGGCTTCTAACTGGACTCCATGTGTTACAGACATTTATAATTTTAGATCCTGTTTTCTATTTTCGGTAGAAACTCAACAAACTACAGGTTATGGTGAAAAGAGACCAACAGAAAAATGTGCTGATGCGGTAGTACTTATGTGTGTTCAAAATGTGGTAGGTTTAGTGGTGGATGCATGTTTGGTTGGTGTATTTTTTGCAAAACTAACCAGACCTAAATTAAGAACGCAAACTATACAATTCTCGAAATATGCTGTCGTAGCTATGAGGGACAACGTTTTGTGTCTGATGATAAGACTTGGTGATCTAAGAGAAAGGAGTCGGATAATAGAGGCGAAGGTTAAAGCACAATTAGTAAGACAACGGGTTACTAAACGTGGTGACACATTTTCAAACTATTTAACCAAACTTCCTGTAACTATAGATGACTGCGAAAACGATTTGCTGTTTATTTGGCCTATGACCATTGTTCACAAAATAGATTCCTCGTCACCTTTTTATaacatttcaaaacaaaatttaactgAGCATACCTTTGAGATAATAATACTATTAGAAGGTACTATCGAAAGTACTGACCAAAAAACACAGGTTAGATCAAGCTACCTGGCTAATGAAATTTTATGGGGGTACCAGTTTGCTTCTCTAATGTCAATCTGCCAAGAAAAAAGCGGATATAGGGTTGACTATACCAGATTTGATGATTTAGTTCAAGTTGATACACCTGTAGGACCTGCATCTGAGTTTAAAAATCGAAATAGAAATAGTAAAGAAActtatatacctacttaa